In Fulvitalea axinellae, the DNA window ACGATCGATTCATTAACAAACGACGTGATATCTTGCATGCAAAGTATCGGGTGCTCCCATTTAGCTTACATGATGAAGAGGCCAATTCTTTTCTTTCTAACTGAACTTTCGCTCTCCCTGCATTTGGGAGAGCGATTCTTAATGAATATATTTCAGGCCGACCGCAAGGCGTCAAGTTCTTCCATGGCAGCCTTTATCATCTTCAAATACAATTTTGATTTTATCGCAAAGTGATTCAGCTTCTCCTTAACCTTCAGTTTTTCCAGTTTTATGTAGGCGATCATGGAAGCGAAGATGTGGTTCAATTGGGTAATCTCCATCTTTGTGGGAGACTTGCCTAACATCGTGTTTTGCTTGAGCGACTTATGGAACTCCTCGACTTTCCACCGTTTTTGGTAGATCGCTACGATATCCTCGAAAGCCATGTTCTCCCCGTTGGTAACCAGCCATTGTTCCGCGGTCGACCGGTCCCTGTTTGTAAAGACTTGTTTGGCGAGCGTGACAGGAAAATCAACTCCCTTGACCCACACCCGCTTCACTTGACCGCTTTCAATAGGCGCATCCGAAACGTGAATGAATTTGCCCTCGTTTTTGTCCTTTTCGCTCATTGCTATATTCCTGTTGCTCTTCAGCGGGCAAACGAAAACCTTCTTGAGCTTGTAATGAATATACTTCAGCGTATCGCTGGCGGTGAACCACGTATCGAAAAGAATGTACCTGAAAACCAGTTTGTTCAGAAAGTTTAGACGGTGTAAAACTTCCAGTACCATCTCATTTTTCGTTTTCTCGCTTTTACGCTTTTCCTTCCCGTTCTTGTCTATGTATTTCACCGTCTTGTGGACGATCTCATAAGCGACCGGACAGTTAACCGTTTGTCCTTCCACGGTATTGCTCAGAAGAAAGTTAAGGGAGTTGATCCCTTTGACCGCTTTGCCTACAGTATGGTCGAAATGATAAGCTACGATGTCGTTTTCCGAGGAATGAGGCTTGTGGACAATGCAATCGTCGATACTCAAAACCGCCTCTTCGCCCTCAATACTCCTGGCGAAAGACTTCACCTCTTTCCAAAAAGCCTTTTGGTCCATGTCCGGTTGCTTGAGGAGGTCGCTGAAATAATCATGGGGAATCTGATTGTCCAAAGATGCTGAGAGCCCTGTTGAGGTGGCTTGCCCTCGACTGGCAATAAGATAATCCGTGTATAATTCAAATCCGTCTCTCCTTTTCATTTTTCAAAAATCGGTCACTTATCATATAATTTCCAAAATTGCAATAGGAAAGGCGAGCGAAAGGTCAGTTTCTAATTTTGCATTTGACACTGGCTACAGTTGGCCCTTCTTCACAATATCCCGAAAGAAAAGAAGGCGCACCAACTTTTATTGTGACAGACAGAATTTGTTAAGCTCATATAATACATATAATAGAAGAGTAATTATCCACCGGGCAAAAATCCCTATACCCCAAGTCACAAAATATATGTTACGGGGAGGACTCTACTACAAACAAGACTTTAGAGGCCAAGACATTGATCTCGGAAACGAAAGCGGACTCACTATCACCCAGGTCAATACTGGCTCCGTCTTTTTAGGAGTCTCAAGAGTCCGGGTCAACAGTATGGATGTCAGAACGAATAAGTTCCGGAACCAAAAAGGATTCGCTATGCTGAGCTGGTATGCAGATGTTATGTACGCTCCATACATTACCCATAACGGATCCTACTTTTCACCTGACCCAACCCAGCCCAAACAAAGCGCCTCAGAGAGTCCGGTTGGCTTTCGGATTGGATTAAGTGGCAGTGGATCACTCATGACCTCAAGTCGTTTTGGCCAAGGATTCGAATTGGAATATGCGAGAATACCAGGGGTTGGAAAAACCGTCGAAGCCTATACAATGAGCTATAAACTGTTCTTATACAAATAAAACAATCTGGAGTTTCATCCCAATGCGGATATATCAGAACAAGCCAGTGATTATACCGCTGGCTTGTCTTAATCCTTTCAGACCTTATCAAGGGTTTACTGAAAAAGTAAAAACCACAAGATTATCAGTGGATTAGGTAGCTTGTTCCCCTTTCCAAAGCACAGGGAATATTCGTAAATTGGCCTTAGAAAGGACTGAGAGCATTTTTTCCCTTGCACCTATGATCAAGACAAGTTCCTCGCAATTGAGTATAGAAGGTTTTTTGGACCCGGAAATAGGGCGCCTTAACCCGGAAAACAGATGGGTGAAGTTG includes these proteins:
- a CDS encoding IS701 family transposase gives rise to the protein MKRRDGFELYTDYLIASRGQATSTGLSASLDNQIPHDYFSDLLKQPDMDQKAFWKEVKSFARSIEGEEAVLSIDDCIVHKPHSSENDIVAYHFDHTVGKAVKGINSLNFLLSNTVEGQTVNCPVAYEIVHKTVKYIDKNGKEKRKSEKTKNEMVLEVLHRLNFLNKLVFRYILFDTWFTASDTLKYIHYKLKKVFVCPLKSNRNIAMSEKDKNEGKFIHVSDAPIESGQVKRVWVKGVDFPVTLAKQVFTNRDRSTAEQWLVTNGENMAFEDIVAIYQKRWKVEEFHKSLKQNTMLGKSPTKMEITQLNHIFASMIAYIKLEKLKVKEKLNHFAIKSKLYLKMIKAAMEELDALRSA